A stretch of the Fusarium musae strain F31 chromosome 2, whole genome shotgun sequence genome encodes the following:
- the LOS1 gene encoding pre-tRNA nuclear export protein (EggNog:ENOG41~BUSCO:EOG09260B65) → MAQVENAVGILSNPTSDQSLKEQAFEYLNQLRNDPSGWQACTTLFARTPQTSEVVRMVCLEVVNYAVHTQGLDQASLAFLKDTLLQYCRQTYGPNAQQEADPYHLQNKLTQTLTYLFVFLYQDGWQSFLDDQLELTGLSTNTDNVPGVVFYLRTLGSIHDEIADMLLSRQSNETKRNTELKDQLRAQDMHKVSESWKQLLTRYSNNDTVVELVLKVLGKWVSWMDISLVISQDMLGLLLPVVGRPSTNVQDKVRDTAIDTLNEICGKKMRSADKMEMISFINLREIVEQLVASPPLSEYKGTSRYDTDLAEAVAKLVNTVLSDIVRALEDNQISDDTRARANQHLQGFLPFLLRFFSDEYDEVCSSVIPALTDLLTFLRKLTVVHQDYGGMLAPILDAIIHKMRYDETTTWGDEDELTDEAEFQELRRKLQNLQKSIAAIDQPLYMDMLSNLVATTFQTLDQQGSQMDWRDLDLALYEMYLFGELALPNQGLGTKNQPSTEASERLVVMMQKMVESGIANFSHPAILLQYMEICVRYCVVFENHLSQYIPQVLENFVRLVHHDHVRIKTRSWYLFHRFIKQLRAQVGNVAETVIQSIGDLLPIKAEVPGDDADDDMSSDESDHSADALFTSQLYLFEAIGCISSTQSTPADKQALYARSVMDPLFTDMEGHLPRAKSGDAQATLQVHHIVMALGTLAHGFSDWTPGITSANAHGPPDKAVSDEFSRAAEAILIALNQLNSSSEIRTACRSAFSKLLGVLGAAVLPQLPQWIEGLLSQSSSKDEMAMFLRLLDQVVFGFKAEIYEVLNMLLTPLLQRIFGGLTEPIAGTDDEIQLAELRREYLSFLQIILNNGLDGVLVSESNQGFFEPMISSIIELAKTLEGNIGGSRLAFTLMTRMAAIWGGPDVATISQNPTAPSGSPNPAFPGFDHFMIQRFHSTCWEVMKNPSFRPYQDAQTKQILTEIAGLEQTIYTKTGESFIQELQNNIFPSLGVNGDDFLRSLTTSTDKRQFASYLHNLLKSRQ, encoded by the exons ATGGCTCAGGTCGAGAATGCCGTCGGGATTCTCTCGAACCCCACCTCCGATCAATCTCTCAAGGAGCAAGCTTTCGAATACCTAAACCAACTACGAAACGATCCCTCAGGATGGCAAGCTTGCACTACCCTCTTCGCTCGAACCCCCCAAACCTCAGAAGTCGTCCGCATGGTCTGTCTCGAAGTGGTCAACTATGCGGTGCACACTCAAGGTCTCGACCAGGCAAGCCTGGCTTTCCTCAAAGACACCCTTCTCCAATACTGTCGCCAAACATACGGTCCTAACGCCCAGCAAGAAGCCGACCCTTATCACCTTCAGAACAAGCTCACACAAACATTGACGTACTTGTTTGTCTTTCTTTACCAAGACGGATGGCAGAGCTTCCTCGACGACCAACTTGAGTTGACCGGCCTCTCCACAAATACCGACAACGTCCCAGGCGTCGTTTTTTATCTTCGAACTCTGGGATCCATCCATGACGAGATTGCAGATATGCTTCTGTCACGGCAGAGCAACGAGACCAAGCGAAATACCGAGCTCAAGGACCAACTTCGAGCTCAGGATATGCACAAGGTGTCTGAGTCGTGGAAGCAGCTCCTAACACGATACTCGAACAACGATACCGTCGTAGAACTTGTTCTCAAAGTCTTGGGCAAGTGGGTTAGCTGGATGGACATCTCCTTGGTTATCAGCCAGGATATGCtcgggctgctgctgccggtAGTTGGCCGACCAAGCACTAATGTACAAGACAAGGTCCGCGACACCGCCATTGATACCTTGAATGAGATATGCGGCAAGAAGATGCGTTCGGCAgacaagatggagatgatcTCCTTCATTAACCTCAGGGAGATTGTTGAACAATTAGTTGCTAGCCCCCCGTTGAGCGAGTACAAGGGAACCTCTCGTTACGATACGGACCTGGCCGAAGCAGTGGCCAAGTTAGTTAACACCGTACTCTCCGATATCGTACGGGCCCTTGAGGACAACCAGATCAGTGATGACACTCGCGCTAGAGCTAATCAGCACCTCCAAGGGTTCCTCCCTTTCCTTCTGCGCTTCTTCTCTGACGAATATGATGAGGTCTGCTCGTCTGTCATTCCCGCCCTGACAGACCTTCTCACTTTCCTCCGTAAACTCACTGTTGTTCACCAAGACTACGGCGGTATGCTTGCGCCAATTCTAGATGCCATCATCCACAAAATGAGATACGATGAGACTACCACCTGgggtgatgaagatgagctcACAGATGAAGCTGAATTTCAAGAGCTACGTCGCAAGCTACAGAATCTGCAAAAGTCAATTGCAGCCATTGACCAGCCTTTGTACATGGATATGCTCAGCAACTTGGTTGCCACCACTTTTCAAACTCTTGATCAGCAGGGCTCGCAAATGGACTGGcgagatcttgatcttgcgtTGTATGAGATGTACCTCTTTGGCGAGCTTGCACTTCCCAATCAAGGACTGGGCACCAAAAACCAGCCTTCTACTGAGGCCTCGGAGAGGTTGGTGGTTATGATGCAGAAGATGGTTGAATCTG GTATTGCCAACTTCTCTCATCCCGCCATCCTTCTGCAGTACATGGAGATTTGTGTGAGGTATTGCGTGGTTTTCGAGAACCATCTCTCACAGTACATCCCTCAAGTTCTAGAGAACTTTGTGCGATTGGTTCACCATGACCACGTTCGGATAAAGACGCGATCGTGGTACTTGTTCCACCGCTTCATCAAGCAGCTGCGTGCTCAGGTTGGCAATGTTGCAGAGACAGTCATCCAGTCGATCGGAGATCTCTTGCCCATCAAGGCCGAGGTCCctggtgatgatgccgaCGATGATATGTCATCAGACGAATCTGACCACTCCGCGGATGCTCTCTTTACAAGCCAACTGTACCTTTTCGAGGCCATTGGCTGTATTTCCTCGACCCAAAGTACACCTGCTGATAAGCAGGCCTTGTACGCTCGATCTGTTATGGACCCCCTATTCACCGACATGGAAGGACACCTCCCACGAGCCAAGTCTGGAGATGCGCAGGCTACCCTTCAAGTGCACCACATTGTTATGGCATTGGGCACATTGGCCCACGGGTTCTCTGACTGGACTCCGGGTATCACCTCCGCTAATGCTCATGGACCTCCTGACAAGGCTGTCTCGGATGAGTTTTCTCGCGCAGCCGAAGCCATTCTCATTGCCCTCAACCAGCTGAACTCGTCTTCTGAGATCCGAACTGCTTGCCGATCAGCCTTTTCTAAGCTGTTGGGTGTCCTTGGTGCTGCCGTGCTGCCCCAATTGCCCCAGTGGATTGAAGGACTGCTGTCTCAGAGCTCATCTAAGGACGAGATGGCCATGTTTCTTCGTCTGCTGGATCAAGTGGTGTTTGGCTTCAAGGCTGAAATTTACGAGGTCTTGAACATGCTCTTGACGCCTTTACTTCAACGTATCTTCGGTGGGCTTACGGAGCCCATTGCTGGtaccgatgatgagattcagCTGGCCGAGCTGAGGAGGGAAtacctctcttttctccagATTATTCTGAAcaatggattggatggtgTTCTCGTCAGTGAATCTAACCAGGGCTTCTTTGAGCCTATGATTTCCTCTATCATTGAGCTCGCCAAGACTCTCGAGGGGAACATCGGTGGTAGCCGTCTGGCTTTCACTCTGATGACAAGGATGGCAGCCATATGGGGAGGACCTGACGTTGCCACTATTTCGCAGAACCCAACGGCTCCCTCTGGAAGCCCCAACCCCGCATTTCCTGGCTTTGACCATTTCATGATTCAAAGGTTCCACTCGACTTGCTGGGAGGTTATGAAGAACCCCAGCTTCCGGCCTTACCAGGACGCTCAGACTAAGCAAATTCTCACAGAGATTGCAGGTCTAGAGCAGACCATTTACACCAAGACGGGCGAGTCTTTTATCCAGGAACTCCAAAACAACATCTTCCCTAGCCTTGGGGTTAACGGTGATGACTTTTTACGATCTCTTACGACGTCGACGGACAAGAGGCAGTTTGCTTCATACCTGCACAACCTGCTCAAGTCCCGACAGTAA
- a CDS encoding hypothetical protein (EggNog:ENOG41), with the protein MAASLPPDLRVLCRKLTSIPPTQLPHALPSLINHILHCKEPLSAPSDRKVKDSSSEGAQLVHKLKASITTHLNGRSREARFAAVALIKTVVDVGGWEILRGCQPWVTGLLSVVEKSDPVASKELAIVTLTRIYISVQPYQTLVREIATPTIPTFVTACIKLISLPKNGEKLQTPLSVIETICDALSALIPLYPTTIRPSNSKLRTAVKPYLVPTQSDENVIPQSLQRASRKLVISLHQVAAKSGGSDEWARLIDTLLKELHSTADQVLRAVEESWEGTSGFTRSQVELDNEPNGGGSSAEELPAWAGINAGADRLIGLFQYLSDCLRYPTKAPVTIPTSALVDAASRLLLIARLSPKSQTWDQALQTNAAIAREEKDELWAALPDIHIAALHLIEALFQRLGQNAVSIAPEVLDHLVRVFKSGINLPIVRTTGYTVLKEILLISGPTLSKPSVGSLDPVFGACCRDLQQDAGHLKEAEKPAATGTDSKKNSIAANADLFLQPQAAAVVSNPSLEPKHRAAAANLLPVILSKVPQRHLKASLRGLVDQTAILTNSRDAMLASVLNPYKDQRGRVYPSILPHLTQQFPDDKDLEILRTNIRAVAQSLAEGEESLESLPIEEEGEEEEQDEEMKDGGVEEQDAVPEKKGDLFKPGALPTISHAEKNLPIQSNPFAPIEKAAPSTENAFARASSPPKRKHEGSDSAPPKRQVLEKSSSPDRVLPAPIPKAPVVAKEPEEDDDDDDDDDESVHLNMELDDDEDEDED; encoded by the exons ATGGCTGCCTCACTACCACCCGATCTGCGGGTTCTATGCCGCAAACTCACCTCAATTCCCCCAACTCAGCTCCCTCATGCGCTGCCATCTCTCATCAACCACATCCTACACTGCAAAGAACCATTGTCAGCGCCTTCGGACCGTAAGGTCAAGGATAGCTCCTCGGAAGGCGCTCAGCTTGTCCAtaagctcaaggccagcaTTACTACTCATCTCAATGGTCGAAGCCGTGAGGCTAGGTTTGCTGCAGTTGCTCTAATCAAGACTGTGGTTGACGTTGGTGGATGGGAAATCCTACGAGGTTGTCAACCATGGGTCACTGGACTCCTGTCTGTAGTTGAG AAAAGTGACCCCGTTGCTTCAAAGGAGTTGGCCATTGTGACTCTCACACGCATTTACATCTCAGTCCAGCCATATCAGACCCTTGTCCGAGAGATTGCCACACCAACAATCCCAACATTTGTTACAGCTTGCATAAAGCTCATCAGCTTGCCCAAGAACGGCGAGAAGCTCCAAACACCACTGTCTGTCATTGAGACTATTTGCGACGCCTTATCGGCCTTGATTCCTCTTTACCCAACAACCATTCGGCCTTCAAACTCCAAGCTCAGAACAGCAGTCAAGCCTTATCTTGTTCCTACACAATCAGATGAGAATGTCATTCCACAAAGTCTTCAGCGAGCTTCGCGAAAACTCGTTATCTCGCTTCACCAAGTTGCTGCCAAGTCAGGAGGTAGTGATGAGTGGGCCAGGCTGATTGACACTCTCCTGAAGGAGCTACACTCTACGGCGGACCAAGTGCTCAGAGCCGTCGAGGAATCATGGGAGGGAACAAGCGGCTTCACTCGATCGCAAGTTGAACTCGATAATGAGCCGAATGGCGGTGGCTCATCTGCGGAAGAGCTCCCAGCATGGGCAGGAATCAACGCTGGAGCTGATCGTTTAATTGGCCTATTCCAGTATCTGTCTGATTGTCTGCGATATCCTACCAAGGCTCCCGTCACGATACCTACAAGCGCCCTTGTCGACGCCGCATCTAGGTTACTTCTCATAGCCAGACTCTCGCCCAAGTCCCAAACTTGGGATCAAGCGCTTCAGACCAACGCTGCGATTGCcagggaagagaaggatgagCTTTGGGCTGCGCTACCAGATATTCACATCGCTGCTCTGCACCTCATTGAAGCCTTGTTCCAGCGTCTGGGTCAGAACGCTGTGTCTATTGCCCCAGAGGTCCTTGACCACCTTGTCCGAGTATTCAAATCAGGAATCAACCTTCCCATAGTCCGAACGACTGGATACACTGTCCTCAAAGAGATCTTGCTTATCTCTGGCCCAACACTATCCAAGCCTTCAGTTGGTAGCTTGGATCCTGTGTTTGGCGCTTGTTGTCGTGACTTGCAACAAGATGCGGGCCACCTtaaagaggctgagaagccaGCGGCAACTGGCACCGATAGTAAGAAGAACAGCATCGCTGCCAACGCTGATCTTTTCCTTCAGCCCCAAGCCGCTGCCGTTGTCTCAAACCCGTCCCTAGAGCCCAAGCACAGGGCCGCTGCTGCCAACCTCTTGCCCGTTATTTTGTCAAAAGTACCACAGCGACATCTCAAGGCCTCTTTGCGTGGTCTCGTTGACCAGACAGCTATCTTGACAAATAGCCGTGACGCTATGCTGGCAAGTGTTCTCAACCCATACAAGGACCAACGTGGGCGAGTGTATCCTAGCATTCTTCCCCATCTTACTCAACAATTCCCCGATGAtaaagatcttgagattCTGCGTACCAACATTCGTGCGGTTGCTCAGAGTCTCGCTGAGGGTGAAGAGTCATTAGAGTCTCTCCCTAtcgaagaggagggagaggaagaggagcaagatgaggagatgaaggatgGTGGTGTCGAGGAGCAAGATGCAGTGCCTGAAAAGAAGGGTGACTTGTTCAAGCCAGGAGCACTGCCCACAATTTCACATGCGGAGAAGAATCTCCCCATTCAGAGCAATCCATTTGCTCCTATTGAGAAAGCTGCTCCCTCAACTGAGAATGCCTTCGCACGGGcatcctcaccaccaaagcgAAAGCACGAAGGTTCAGATTCTGCACCTCCGAAGAGACAGGTTCTGGAAAAGTCGTCTTCTCCTGATCGTGTTCTCCCGGCGCCCATACCAAAGGCCCCAGTTGTGGCCAAGGAACCcgaagaggatgacgatgacgatgacgacgatgatgagagcgTTCATCTCAATATGGAActggacgatgatgaagacgaagatgaggactaG
- a CDS encoding hypothetical protein (EggNog:ENOG41) yields the protein MHPEKQVDTWDDSWSIQDWSNRGKGVSLSGDATVLTINSPINICIEKNDDKDAASDTFLTMRTMRLPGFQSAAEFDSVSTYHYVSVRMLARVTGSAGACMAVLTYLGGEELADVQEADIEIMTRDPKNRVQYTNQPSFTEDGDDILKATRNGTLP from the exons ATGCATCCAGAAAAGCAGGT CGATACTTGGGATGACAGCTGGAGCATTCAAGACTGGAGCAACCGTGGGAAAGGCGTCAGTCTCTCAGGCGATGCAACTGTCCTAACGATCAACTCTCCCATCAACATCTGCATTGAAAAGAATGACGACAAAGACGCGGCCTCGGATACGTTCCTCACTATGCGAACCATGCGGCTGCCCGGTTTCCAGAGCGCTGCAGAGTTCGACTCTGTGTCGACATATCACTACGTCTCAGTACGGATGCTCGCTCGTGTCACCGGCAGCGCGGGTGCATGCATGGCTGTCTTAACGTACCTTGGGGGTGAAGAGCTAGCAGATGTACAAGAAGCTGATATCGAGATCATGACCCGCGATCCCAAGAACCGGGTTCAGTACACAAATCAGCCTTCATTCACggaggatggcgatgatatcCTCAAAGCTACTCGTAACGGCACCCTGCCCTAG